The Saccopteryx leptura isolate mSacLep1 chromosome 5, mSacLep1_pri_phased_curated, whole genome shotgun sequence nucleotide sequence AGACTTCTTCTAAAGCTCCTCTCCTTCACTCTCATCAGCTTCTTCTGACTCTAATTTCTCTTATTTAGCGTTGTGTTTAGCTTTCTCACCACAAACAAATTGTCTCCAGTGCAGCCGAGATTCCAGGAAGACTGCCAGGATACAAGGCCTTCAATTCCATAAAAAGGAAAGATACTAACTAAAAATGTATACATGTGCCCCCACAGTCTCCTGCACCCATTCACTGCCTGCTCACTAagcttctccccttcttcccacAAACAGCCCCAGGAGACACAGAATTCCAGTgtcactcttcctctctctcctccccccacctctctcatTTCTTGGCACATACAGTCATTTCCAGCACATAGCAAATCACAGCCATGTGCTGCCTGTGCCTGAAGGCCACCTAGCTTTCTCTGTGTTCTGCATTCCTCCCCCTGCAAGCCTGGGTGATTAAGTAGAGGCACACACAGGTTACAGTGTTGGGCAATTACTCCTAGTGACGGCACATAGGGAGGCAGAGCAAGGCCCAAATATGGCTTTTTTCACCCACTCTTCCAAAAACCAAACATCTTGTACCCGAGTACATTTATAAGCTGAGTCCTGTGCCTTAAGCCTACTAGATGATAACAGCTCCGTGGCGCTGACTGCTTTGTCTTCTTTTCCTCCAGCTCCTCTACAAGTGACTTCTCCAACTATGACCATGCTTATCTGAGGCGGAGCCCTGACCAGTGCAGTTCCCAGGGGAGCATGGAGAGCCTGGAGCCCAGTGGGGGATACCCACCCTGCCATCTCCTGTCCCCTGCCAAGTCGACCAGCAGCATCGACCAGCTCGGCCACCTCCATAACAAGAGAGACTCGGCTTACAGCTCCTTCTCCACCAGTTCTAGCGTCCTCGAGTACCCACCCCCTGGCATCTCAGGCCGAGAGCGTTCAGGCTCCATGGACACCGCTTCTGCTCAAGGCGGCCTCCTAGAAGGAATGAGGCAGGCAGACATTCGCTATGTCAAGACAGTCTATGACTCCCAGAGGGGAGTCTCAGCAGAGTATGAGGTGAACTCTTCAGCCCTGCTTCTCCAAGGCAGAGAGGCGCGAGCCTCAGCAGATGGACATAATGTTCCTCGGGGCAAGGGAGCGCCACCCCCATCCTGGAACCCACAGAGTCCCAGTTCCTTAGAGACTGCCACTGACAACTTGCCTCCTAAAGTGGGCgcacccctgcccccagctcgCAGTGACAGTTATGCGGCCTTTCGGCACAGAGAGAGGCCCAGCTCTTGGTCTAGCCTTGATCAGAAACGGTTCTGCCGGCCTCAGTCAACTTCCTCTGGCTCCCTGAAGTCTCCCTTCATAGAGGAGCAGCTGCACACCGTGTTAGAGAAGAGTCCAGAAAGCAGCCCCCCAGTGAAGCCCAGGCACAGTTACACCCAGAAGGCCCAGCCTGGCCAGCCTCTGCTGCCGACTGGCATCTACCCTGTCCCTTCCCTGGAGCCACACTTTGCCCACGCGCCCCAGCCCTCTGCAAACAGTAATGGCACGCTGTACCCTGCTCTTGCCAAGGAGAGTGGATATTCTGCTCCTCAGGGAGCCTGTGACAAGCTGGCTCCCCTTGATGAGAATGGAAACCAAAATGGATCTGGAAGACCTGAGTTTGCCTTCTACCAACCCCTAGAGCGTGACTCTTTGTCCCCAGGAGAGAGAACACCTGAAACTCCAGCCAAATGTGTCCCCTACAAAGTCCATTTCCCTTCAGTGCCTGAAAATGAGGAGGATGCCTGTCTGAAGAAGCATCCAGCCCCCCTCCAAGGCAACACCTTATATCCCAATGACAGAAAGAGCACCCCCAGCAGCAAGCCGTCTTCTAATTACCACAGCCTGCAGTCCCCGCAGGCTCAGGCCTGGCCAGTGGCCGAAGACAGGAGATGTTCCCGGCCCTCAGAGCCTTGGGAGAGTGACTTTCAAGACTACAATGCCAATCTCCGCCAGGGGCTGGAGAGAGAAGGCCTAACCCAGAGCCTACCCAACAACTTTGGTAAGACCAAGTCAGCCTTCTCCTCTCTTCAGAACATTCCTGAGAGTCTGAGAAGGCAGAGCAGCTTGGAGACAGGAGGTGGAGCCCAGGAAGGCTACCTGGACGGCTGGTCAACCTGTGTAGTCACTGCCAAGGCAGAGGACTCTGGAAGGAAAGCTGTTCCGGAGTACAGGAGCCATCTGGACAGGCCGGTTTCCTATCCTAGGCCCGAGGGGAGAAGTGGTGCTTCGACCTCTTTCTACCCTTCAGACCCAAGATCTGAAGAGCcggcctccccaccccaccagcaGGCGTCCGGCCCGGGCCGGAGGCGGCTCAGCTCCGGCGGCAGCGCCGCCCTGCCCGGCCTCCAGTACGGGAAGCCCCACTGCTCCGTGCTGGAGAAGGTCTCCAAGATTGAGCAGCGCGAGCAAGGGCGCCAGAGACCGCCCAGTGTGGGCAGCGCCCTTTATGGCTTTAACTACGGGCCCAACAAGATGGTCCCAACTTCCGGTACTGCCGGGCATGACTTCGAGGAGACAAAAGGCAGCGTCCGTTTCTGCGAACCCACTGAACCCCTAGGCAGTGGGGAGCCGCACTTCAAAAACGGGGAGCCCAAGCTGGAAGAGGCTTCCTGGCAGCCGTGTGGCCAGCAGCCAAAGAGGGGCGCCGAGGGCAGCCGAGGCTCCCCGCTCCGCGGCAGCGAGCCCCCGAGGCGGGACCCTCGCCTGCGCCGCAGCCAGAGCACCTTTCAGCTCTGCGGCGAGGCCGAGGAGGGCGCCCGGTGGCGGGACAGCAGGCCGGGCACACCCGAGTCGCCGGTGCTGGACGCCCCCTTCAGCCGCGCCTACCGGAACAGCATCAAGGACGCGCAGTCCCGCGTCCTGGGCGCCACCTCCTTCCGACGCCGAGACCTGGAGCTGGGGGCCGCCGGGGCATCCCGCGCCTGGCGCCCCCGCCCGGCCTCGGCCCACGTGGGACTGCGGAGCCCCGAGGCCGCGGCGGCCGCCTCTCCGCACACCCCGCGGGAGCGGCACAGCGTGACCCCTGCGGACGGCGACCGCGCCCGGCCAGCGCCCCCTGCCGCCCGGAGGGGCCCCCGCCGGCGCCTGACCCCCGAGCAGAAGAAACGCTCCTACTCGGAACCTGAGAAGATGAACGAGGTGGGGGTCGCGGAGGAGGCCGAGCCGGCGCCCTTGGGCCCGCCGAGGAAGGGGCTGCGTTTCCCGGAGAGCACGGTGGCCGACCGGCGCCGCATCTTCGAGCGGGACGGCAAGGCCAGCTCCACGCTCAGCCTGTCGGGGCCCGAGCTGAAGCAGTTCCAGCAGAGCGCCCTGGCCGACTACATCCAGCGCAAGACCGGCAAGCGGCCCACGTCGGCCACGGGCGGCGGCCCCCACGAGCCGGGGCCGCTGCGGGAGCGCGCCCACAGCACCTACCTCCAGCCCGAAGGGCCTGGGCTCAGCGCGGCCTCCAGCCTCTGCTCGCTGCGGGAGCCCGGCCTGCAGCCCCGCAGGGAGGCCGCCCTCCTGCCCGCGGCCGGGGGCAGCGGGGAGCCCCCGCGGGGGGCCCGAGATCGCAGCAGCTCCTTCGCCGGCGGCCGTCTCCTCACAGAAAGGCGACGTGGGGACCAAGCCCCGAGGGAGCTGCTGGATGGAACTAACAACAGTGGACCAAAGGGGACCCAGAGCGTGGACAAGACCCCTCGGGAGGCCTCGTCCTGGGCGTCCACGGCCGGGAGGGCCGCGAAGTCCATGTCAGCTGAGGACCTTCTGGATCGTTCGGATTTCCTGGCGGTCCCTGTCCACGTGAGGTCACGGTCCTCGCCCACTGCACACAAGAAGCGCCAGGTGGGTGCAGCCTCGGCCTGCCCTTTGGGCCCTGGAAGCCATGTTGTTGCTCCCCTAACCCCTCCACCCACGTCAGTGTTTCCTTTACTTGCGGAAGAGTAGCATTTGTTTTCAAGAGATGATTTCTCTCAGTGCCCCTATCTGATATCCTTACAGAGATAAAAGTAAAGAGTCATATAGTTGTATAGATGtcttaaatacatacatacttataaaaagatacctatataatatatgtgatatgtatgtataatacataccatatatacatattatatatacagcaCTTACTTCATTTTAGGAAGTCACTTCTCAGTGCAAGAGTGGTTGGGAAAagttagggttttcttttttgtttcttctttgcttttttttgtctttttttaattcaaggaATAAAGGCTGTCCcagagttttaaatattttagctttGCACCCACTGTGTTTCTGTTGGACTTTTGTATTTACAAAATAGAATTAATTGACTTTGAAAGGTTATTGAGTCCCAGGTCCTCAGCTAAGTATGCTTTACAGTTATCtcattaattctcacaataatccTATGCAGTAGAGTATATTATGCATGTCAAACCcgtgtctctctgactcccatcTGAGCTCTATCTGTGCACCATCCTGGTGAGAAAAGAGAATCACCGACATTTCAAGTCTAACATAAAAGGGTTTTCTAATAAAGGCTCCAAAGTATGCAAAGATTGTGAAGTGCTTTCCACTGGAAATTTCAGGCAGAGCTAGGAatagaacctgagtcctctgactCCTGGGAATCTATGAATTTCCCTAATTCTTAGCCCATCCTCAAGCTCCACATTCCACTGCAGAAAAGCGGCCTCCCTCGTGGTTCCCTTCCCACCTAAGGCAGTATTAGGAACTCACATACATGTTAGCACAGGAGAGAACACCCCTCCATGACCCTTTCTCTAATTGTGTTTTTCCTGGCAGAGAAGCATTTTAGAGTGTATTAGTATGAAAAGCACTGTATTACAAGAAGagttaaagtaaaataagtctcATGCCTTCCTGGCGTTCATAATTGAGCAAGGAGTGtgttcttaaatgtaaataacatGACTGGTGAATGCTTTGGGGACAgtgataaataatatattatgggAGGGAAAGTGATTTAATTCTAACTGAGGGGATCTTGGCTTCTCTTGAGGGAAGTGGGATTTGAACCAGGCTGTAAAGAATGGGCAGGATGTTCACAAAGGATTGGGGCTTGTGTGAGGCAAGCAGTATTGGAGGAAACAGCAGTCAGAACTGCCAGAGAGAAGTTTGTTTGCAGCACTGCTTCTGAAACACATGTACACAGAGCCTCTGAGAGAAAATACTGTGCTGCTGTGCCCTCCCAGATGTCTCCTGTTTGGGaatattcagaaatattttctctccAGTATAAACTCACACAAAATCTATAAAGTAATTCTCCATAATCCTTCAATAGCCATTTTCCTCTTCTGCAGATAGAACAGAGCTAGTTTCCACTCCTTATCCTACCACTAAAACACTTCTTAAATCcaaatatgtggccctggccagttggctcagtggtaaagcatcagcccagcatgtggaagtcctgagttcgattcccggccagggcacacaggaaaagcgtccatctgcttctccacccttctccctctcctttctctctctctctcttcccctcccctcccgcagccaacactctgctagagcaaagttggcccgggcgctgaggacggctccatggcctccacctcaggcactagaatggctccgattgcagcggagcatggccccctggtgggcatgctgggtggatcccggttgaacacatgccggagtctgtctgcttcccccctgcttctcacttcggagaaaaaaaaaatccaaatatgtACCATGCAATTTCAGCTAGTTTGGTGGGCTTTAGTCATTCAGTGCATGGCAGAacaagtgttttctttattttgctccCCATGTTCTAAAGGAAACAAATCTTTAGTCAAAAACTGAATCCTCTTCTGTATTTGTATCCCCCACTAGATGTCATTCTCCCTTGGGGAATCAGTTGTATACAAATGTTATTTTACCTTCACTCCACCAACTATTTCTCAAGCCTGGTAAACTGGGAACTAGAGCTAAAACATAGGTGTTGTGGATTCCTTCAAACCCAAAGACAGACTTTATATTATCGGAAAAACTTTTTAGAAAGACAACTAAATACTGAACATTATTTAGGTACcctcttcaataaaaaaaaaaagccatatgtAGATAGTATTTAATTTGGGGAATATGACACCAGaggaggaaaatatttcaaaatgaaatactTTAACTGTGCTACTTCACTCCTAGAAATTCTGAAAACAGGTTACCGTCCCCCAGATTGTAACTGTGCCAAGGCTGTGTTCTTAGCTTcaactccccccgccccccaccagcAACCAGACCTTGCCTGGCCTGGGACCTCGGCCATGGCAGGGTTTGATCTGTTTTCTTCATACAGCTGTCATCTatctgaacaaaacaaaattagtcTTACTACCTAATTATCAtggttatttcaaaatattatattcttatattagaaaaataaccCCGGAACTTGACTATTATCATTAAGCTTTGATGAAGGcgttaaataaaaattgttctcgcctgacctgtggtggcacagtggataaaacgtcgaccttgaaatgctga carries:
- the SHROOM3 gene encoding protein Shroom3 isoform X3, producing MTPNLCNEWHLDSSGNLGNTTQPELGLEFGWSSWELDTEEAAFWGSSKKAFAKPVRDARADPGPADAGTPDSASPAHLASDPQHRKAAWSGGAKLRRKHRRSEPAGRPHSWHSTRFGENQPNASMMQISQGTIGTPWPQSYHSSSSTSDFSNYDHAYLRRSPDQCSSQGSMESLEPSGGYPPCHLLSPAKSTSSIDQLGHLHNKRDSAYSSFSTSSSVLEYPPPGISGRERSGSMDTASAQGGLLEGMRQADIRYVKTVYDSQRGVSAEYEVNSSALLLQGREARASADGHNVPRGKGAPPPSWNPQSPSSLETATDNLPPKVGAPLPPARSDSYAAFRHRERPSSWSSLDQKRFCRPQSTSSGSLKSPFIEEQLHTVLEKSPESSPPVKPRHSYTQKAQPGQPLLPTGIYPVPSLEPHFAHAPQPSANSNGTLYPALAKESGYSAPQGACDKLAPLDENGNQNGSGRPEFAFYQPLERDSLSPGERTPETPAKCVPYKVHFPSVPENEEDACLKKHPAPLQGNTLYPNDRKSTPSSKPSSNYHSLQSPQAQAWPVAEDRRCSRPSEPWESDFQDYNANLRQGLEREGLTQSLPNNFGKTKSAFSSLQNIPESLRRQSSLETGGGAQEGYLDGWSTCVVTAKAEDSGRKAVPEYRSHLDRPVSYPRPEGRSGASTSFYPSDPRSEEPASPPHQQASGPGRRRLSSGGSAALPGLQYGKPHCSVLEKVSKIEQREQGRQRPPSVGSALYGFNYGPNKMVPTSGTAGHDFEETKGSVRFCEPTEPLGSGEPHFKNGEPKLEEASWQPCGQQPKRGAEGSRGSPLRGSEPPRRDPRLRRSQSTFQLCGEAEEGARWRDSRPGTPESPVLDAPFSRAYRNSIKDAQSRVLGATSFRRRDLELGAAGASRAWRPRPASAHVGLRSPEAAAAASPHTPRERHSVTPADGDRARPAPPAARRGPRRRLTPEQKKRSYSEPEKMNEVGVAEEAEPAPLGPPRKGLRFPESTVADRRRIFERDGKASSTLSLSGPELKQFQQSALADYIQRKTGKRPTSATGGGPHEPGPLRERAHSTYLQPEGPGLSAASSLCSLREPGLQPRREAALLPAAGGSGEPPRGARDRSSSFAGGRLLTERRRGDQAPRELLDGTNNSGPKGTQSVDKTPREASSWASTAGRAAKSMSAEDLLDRSDFLAVPVHVRSRSSPTAHKKRQDVLLGENNGFGLVKDPCYLAGPGSRSLSCSERVGEEKLLLTHHPSPRWGGSGCKAVGASVPSECPGLLDHQRQASRVPGPRPLPTGMQGHLTDTRAAPLTALSSALPSPVPSNYCSQAASYQPTGRDSQTGQQLLPPYTPAVTHRSNGHSLAQPPSPRGHEPHSPEHGVEEGLRKRPPPLRVKWAHAVKENSLPEESSLPEFAKLKHYEKQQSNLPSSSSTSDPDTPLGVPSTPGKISLRISESVLQASPPPREDYDDEVFVKDLHATATSSPTFEVLPPPPPPPPPPSQEGPGKSWDDFPPPPPQALYEAQLHCEDHKELCPSSSSKSANMTVAKERPIPGASHVAGSQILASRSQPSVRSLEASETSPPSTTGTLPQRAGSPPVLTQGLVHSPVSGSWGLDKSVSSSPQKTSEDIRTEALAKEIVHQDKSLADILDPDSRMKTTMDLMEGLFPRDVNLLQENSIKRKAMQRTVSSPGCDSKRSEAKEAVSTWVTCPAYYTVSAPKAELLNKIKAMPEELNEEEEQVDVNEKKAELIGSLTHKLEALQEAKGSLLMDIKLNNALGEEVEALISELCKPNEFDKYKMFIGDLDKVVNLLLSLSGRLARVENVLSGLGQDASNEERSSLNEKRKVLAGQHEDARELKENLDRRERVVLDILANYLSEEQLQDYQHFVKMKSTLLIEQRKLDDKIKLGQEQVKCLLESLPSDFTPKAGALALPPGLTGEVTPGGGCTSGGLFPALTSPL
- the SHROOM3 gene encoding protein Shroom3 isoform X1; this encodes MMRTTENFEETRATLNPATTPTGRYIYLEAFLQGGAPWGFTLKGGLEHGEPLIISKIEEGGKADLVSSKLQAGDEVVHINEVALSSSRREAVSLVKGSYKTLRLVVRRDARADPGPADAGTPDSASPAHLASDPQHRKAAWSGGAKLRRKHRRSEPAGRPHSWHSTRFGENQPNASMMQISQGTIGTPWPQSYHSSSSTSDFSNYDHAYLRRSPDQCSSQGSMESLEPSGGYPPCHLLSPAKSTSSIDQLGHLHNKRDSAYSSFSTSSSVLEYPPPGISGRERSGSMDTASAQGGLLEGMRQADIRYVKTVYDSQRGVSAEYEVNSSALLLQGREARASADGHNVPRGKGAPPPSWNPQSPSSLETATDNLPPKVGAPLPPARSDSYAAFRHRERPSSWSSLDQKRFCRPQSTSSGSLKSPFIEEQLHTVLEKSPESSPPVKPRHSYTQKAQPGQPLLPTGIYPVPSLEPHFAHAPQPSANSNGTLYPALAKESGYSAPQGACDKLAPLDENGNQNGSGRPEFAFYQPLERDSLSPGERTPETPAKCVPYKVHFPSVPENEEDACLKKHPAPLQGNTLYPNDRKSTPSSKPSSNYHSLQSPQAQAWPVAEDRRCSRPSEPWESDFQDYNANLRQGLEREGLTQSLPNNFGKTKSAFSSLQNIPESLRRQSSLETGGGAQEGYLDGWSTCVVTAKAEDSGRKAVPEYRSHLDRPVSYPRPEGRSGASTSFYPSDPRSEEPASPPHQQASGPGRRRLSSGGSAALPGLQYGKPHCSVLEKVSKIEQREQGRQRPPSVGSALYGFNYGPNKMVPTSGTAGHDFEETKGSVRFCEPTEPLGSGEPHFKNGEPKLEEASWQPCGQQPKRGAEGSRGSPLRGSEPPRRDPRLRRSQSTFQLCGEAEEGARWRDSRPGTPESPVLDAPFSRAYRNSIKDAQSRVLGATSFRRRDLELGAAGASRAWRPRPASAHVGLRSPEAAAAASPHTPRERHSVTPADGDRARPAPPAARRGPRRRLTPEQKKRSYSEPEKMNEVGVAEEAEPAPLGPPRKGLRFPESTVADRRRIFERDGKASSTLSLSGPELKQFQQSALADYIQRKTGKRPTSATGGGPHEPGPLRERAHSTYLQPEGPGLSAASSLCSLREPGLQPRREAALLPAAGGSGEPPRGARDRSSSFAGGRLLTERRRGDQAPRELLDGTNNSGPKGTQSVDKTPREASSWASTAGRAAKSMSAEDLLDRSDFLAVPVHVRSRSSPTAHKKRQDVLLGENNGFGLVKDPCYLAGPGSRSLSCSERVGEEKLLLTHHPSPRWGGSGCKAVGASVPSECPGLLDHQRQASRVPGPRPLPTGMQGHLTDTRAAPLTALSSALPSPVPSNYCSQAASYQPTGRDSQTGQQLLPPYTPAVTHRSNGHSLAQPPSPRGHEPHSPEHGVEEGLRKRPPPLRVKWAHAVKENSLPEESSLPEFAKLKHYEKQQSNLPSSSSTSDPDTPLGVPSTPGKISLRISESVLQASPPPREDYDDEVFVKDLHATATSSPTFEVLPPPPPPPPPPSQEGPGKSWDDFPPPPPQALYEAQLHCEDHKELCPSSSSKSANMTVAKERPIPGASHVAGSQILASRSQPSVRSLEASETSPPSTTGTLPQRAGSPPVLTQGLVHSPVSGSWGLDKSVSSSPQKTSEDIRTEALAKEIVHQDKSLADILDPDSRMKTTMDLMEGLFPRDVNLLQENSIKRKAMQRTVSSPGCDSKRSEAKEAVSTWVTCPAYYTVSAPKAELLNKIKAMPEELNEEEEQVDVNEKKAELIGSLTHKLEALQEAKGSLLMDIKLNNALGEEVEALISELCKPNEFDKYKMFIGDLDKVVNLLLSLSGRLARVENVLSGLGQDASNEERSSLNEKRKVLAGQHEDARELKENLDRRERVVLDILANYLSEEQLQDYQHFVKMKSTLLIEQRKLDDKIKLGQEQVKCLLESLPSDFTPKAGALALPPGLTGEVTPGGGCTSGGLFPALTSPL
- the SHROOM3 gene encoding protein Shroom3 isoform X4 — its product is MAEIEEGGKADLVSSKLQAGDEVVHINEVALSSSRREAVSLVKGSYKTLRLVVRRDARADPGPADAGTPDSASPAHLASDPQHRKAAWSGGAKLRRKHRRSEPAGRPHSWHSTRFGENQPNASMMQISQGTIGTPWPQSYHSSSSTSDFSNYDHAYLRRSPDQCSSQGSMESLEPSGGYPPCHLLSPAKSTSSIDQLGHLHNKRDSAYSSFSTSSSVLEYPPPGISGRERSGSMDTASAQGGLLEGMRQADIRYVKTVYDSQRGVSAEYEVNSSALLLQGREARASADGHNVPRGKGAPPPSWNPQSPSSLETATDNLPPKVGAPLPPARSDSYAAFRHRERPSSWSSLDQKRFCRPQSTSSGSLKSPFIEEQLHTVLEKSPESSPPVKPRHSYTQKAQPGQPLLPTGIYPVPSLEPHFAHAPQPSANSNGTLYPALAKESGYSAPQGACDKLAPLDENGNQNGSGRPEFAFYQPLERDSLSPGERTPETPAKCVPYKVHFPSVPENEEDACLKKHPAPLQGNTLYPNDRKSTPSSKPSSNYHSLQSPQAQAWPVAEDRRCSRPSEPWESDFQDYNANLRQGLEREGLTQSLPNNFGKTKSAFSSLQNIPESLRRQSSLETGGGAQEGYLDGWSTCVVTAKAEDSGRKAVPEYRSHLDRPVSYPRPEGRSGASTSFYPSDPRSEEPASPPHQQASGPGRRRLSSGGSAALPGLQYGKPHCSVLEKVSKIEQREQGRQRPPSVGSALYGFNYGPNKMVPTSGTAGHDFEETKGSVRFCEPTEPLGSGEPHFKNGEPKLEEASWQPCGQQPKRGAEGSRGSPLRGSEPPRRDPRLRRSQSTFQLCGEAEEGARWRDSRPGTPESPVLDAPFSRAYRNSIKDAQSRVLGATSFRRRDLELGAAGASRAWRPRPASAHVGLRSPEAAAAASPHTPRERHSVTPADGDRARPAPPAARRGPRRRLTPEQKKRSYSEPEKMNEVGVAEEAEPAPLGPPRKGLRFPESTVADRRRIFERDGKASSTLSLSGPELKQFQQSALADYIQRKTGKRPTSATGGGPHEPGPLRERAHSTYLQPEGPGLSAASSLCSLREPGLQPRREAALLPAAGGSGEPPRGARDRSSSFAGGRLLTERRRGDQAPRELLDGTNNSGPKGTQSVDKTPREASSWASTAGRAAKSMSAEDLLDRSDFLAVPVHVRSRSSPTAHKKRQDVLLGENNGFGLVKDPCYLAGPGSRSLSCSERVGEEKLLLTHHPSPRWGGSGCKAVGASVPSECPGLLDHQRQASRVPGPRPLPTGMQGHLTDTRAAPLTALSSALPSPVPSNYCSQAASYQPTGRDSQTGQQLLPPYTPAVTHRSNGHSLAQPPSPRGHEPHSPEHGVEEGLRKRPPPLRVKWAHAVKENSLPEESSLPEFAKLKHYEKQQSNLPSSSSTSDPDTPLGVPSTPGKISLRISESVLQASPPPREDYDDEVFVKDLHATATSSPTFEVLPPPPPPPPPPSQEGPGKSWDDFPPPPPQALYEAQLHCEDHKELCPSSSSKSANMTVAKERPIPGASHVAGSQILASRSQPSVRSLEASETSPPSTTGTLPQRAGSPPVLTQGLVHSPVSGSWGLDKSVSSSPQKTSEDIRTEALAKEIVHQDKSLADILDPDSRMKTTMDLMEGLFPRDVNLLQENSIKRKAMQRTVSSPGCDSKRSEAKEAVSTWVTCPAYYTVSAPKAELLNKIKAMPEELNEEEEQVDVNEKKAELIGSLTHKLEALQEAKGSLLMDIKLNNALGEEVEALISELCKPNEFDKYKMFIGDLDKVVNLLLSLSGRLARVENVLSGLGQDASNEERSSLNEKRKVLAGQHEDARELKENLDRRERVVLDILANYLSEEQLQDYQHFVKMKSTLLIEQRKLDDKIKLGQEQVKCLLESLPSDFTPKAGALALPPGLTGEVTPGGGCTSGGLFPALTSPL
- the SHROOM3 gene encoding protein Shroom3 isoform X6 gives rise to the protein MMQISQGTIGTPWPQSYHSSSSTSDFSNYDHAYLRRSPDQCSSQGSMESLEPSGGYPPCHLLSPAKSTSSIDQLGHLHNKRDSAYSSFSTSSSVLEYPPPGISGRERSGSMDTASAQGGLLEGMRQADIRYVKTVYDSQRGVSAEYEVNSSALLLQGREARASADGHNVPRGKGAPPPSWNPQSPSSLETATDNLPPKVGAPLPPARSDSYAAFRHRERPSSWSSLDQKRFCRPQSTSSGSLKSPFIEEQLHTVLEKSPESSPPVKPRHSYTQKAQPGQPLLPTGIYPVPSLEPHFAHAPQPSANSNGTLYPALAKESGYSAPQGACDKLAPLDENGNQNGSGRPEFAFYQPLERDSLSPGERTPETPAKCVPYKVHFPSVPENEEDACLKKHPAPLQGNTLYPNDRKSTPSSKPSSNYHSLQSPQAQAWPVAEDRRCSRPSEPWESDFQDYNANLRQGLEREGLTQSLPNNFGKTKSAFSSLQNIPESLRRQSSLETGGGAQEGYLDGWSTCVVTAKAEDSGRKAVPEYRSHLDRPVSYPRPEGRSGASTSFYPSDPRSEEPASPPHQQASGPGRRRLSSGGSAALPGLQYGKPHCSVLEKVSKIEQREQGRQRPPSVGSALYGFNYGPNKMVPTSGTAGHDFEETKGSVRFCEPTEPLGSGEPHFKNGEPKLEEASWQPCGQQPKRGAEGSRGSPLRGSEPPRRDPRLRRSQSTFQLCGEAEEGARWRDSRPGTPESPVLDAPFSRAYRNSIKDAQSRVLGATSFRRRDLELGAAGASRAWRPRPASAHVGLRSPEAAAAASPHTPRERHSVTPADGDRARPAPPAARRGPRRRLTPEQKKRSYSEPEKMNEVGVAEEAEPAPLGPPRKGLRFPESTVADRRRIFERDGKASSTLSLSGPELKQFQQSALADYIQRKTGKRPTSATGGGPHEPGPLRERAHSTYLQPEGPGLSAASSLCSLREPGLQPRREAALLPAAGGSGEPPRGARDRSSSFAGGRLLTERRRGDQAPRELLDGTNNSGPKGTQSVDKTPREASSWASTAGRAAKSMSAEDLLDRSDFLAVPVHVRSRSSPTAHKKRQDVLLGENNGFGLVKDPCYLAGPGSRSLSCSERVGEEKLLLTHHPSPRWGGSGCKAVGASVPSECPGLLDHQRQASRVPGPRPLPTGMQGHLTDTRAAPLTALSSALPSPVPSNYCSQAASYQPTGRDSQTGQQLLPPYTPAVTHRSNGHSLAQPPSPRGHEPHSPEHGVEEGLRKRPPPLRVKWAHAVKENSLPEESSLPEFAKLKHYEKQQSNLPSSSSTSDPDTPLGVPSTPGKISLRISESVLQASPPPREDYDDEVFVKDLHATATSSPTFEVLPPPPPPPPPPSQEGPGKSWDDFPPPPPQALYEAQLHCEDHKELCPSSSSKSANMTVAKERPIPGASHVAGSQILASRSQPSVRSLEASETSPPSTTGTLPQRAGSPPVLTQGLVHSPVSGSWGLDKSVSSSPQKTSEDIRTEALAKEIVHQDKSLADILDPDSRMKTTMDLMEGLFPRDVNLLQENSIKRKAMQRTVSSPGCDSKRSEAKEAVSTWVTCPAYYTVSAPKAELLNKIKAMPEELNEEEEQVDVNEKKAELIGSLTHKLEALQEAKGSLLMDIKLNNALGEEVEALISELCKPNEFDKYKMFIGDLDKVVNLLLSLSGRLARVENVLSGLGQDASNEERSSLNEKRKVLAGQHEDARELKENLDRRERVVLDILANYLSEEQLQDYQHFVKMKSTLLIEQRKLDDKIKLGQEQVKCLLESLPSDFTPKAGALALPPGLTGEVTPGGGCTSGGLFPALTSPL